A part of Denitratisoma oestradiolicum genomic DNA contains:
- the folE gene encoding GTP cyclohydrolase I FolE — protein sequence MDSDHPIPSAASIGIPRTGNFDPVAFEQAVIALLDACGIEPEAPHMGRTAQRVRELWQKRLLGGYDLNPAEALGEGFADSRSDMVVIRGIAVHGICPHHLVPFRGVAHVAYLPGGRLHGFGRIARMVDAIGHRFTYQEWMTRDIADALVSHGMARGAACLVEAEQLCLLLGEDRRGDERVVTQAYAGAFEQSESLRREFLAAIGPRER from the coding sequence ATGGATTCCGACCATCCCATACCGAGCGCTGCCAGCATCGGCATTCCCCGTACCGGAAACTTCGACCCGGTCGCCTTTGAACAGGCGGTCATCGCCCTGCTCGACGCCTGCGGCATCGAGCCAGAAGCCCCCCACATGGGCCGTACCGCCCAGCGGGTCCGGGAGCTCTGGCAAAAACGGCTGCTGGGCGGCTACGATCTGAACCCGGCCGAAGCCCTGGGCGAGGGCTTCGCCGACAGCCGCAGCGACATGGTGGTAATCCGCGGCATCGCCGTCCATGGGATCTGCCCCCATCATCTGGTGCCCTTCCGGGGGGTCGCCCACGTGGCCTACCTGCCCGGCGGCCGGCTGCACGGCTTCGGCCGCATCGCCCGCATGGTGGATGCCATCGGCCATCGTTTCACCTACCAGGAATGGATGACCCGGGATATCGCCGATGCCCTGGTCAGCCACGGTATGGCCCGGGGCGCCGCCTGTCTGGTGGAAGCGGAACAGCTTTGCCTGCTGCTGGGCGAGGACCGGCGCGGCGACGAGCGGGTGGTTACCCAGGCCTATGCCGGCGCCTTCGAACAATCGGAATCCCTGCGCCGGGAATTCCTTGCAGCCATTGGCCCCCGGGAACGCTGA
- the amrA gene encoding AmmeMemoRadiSam system protein A yields the protein MMDELGSTLLIRARNAIATELGQISAPAPDHPTLHQPGACFVTLTRDGRLRGCIGSLEAHRPLGTDVEANAQAAAFRDPRFPPLALAELPTTRVEVSLLSPASPMDFEDEADALGRLRPGIDGVILAFRNHRATFLPQVWEDLPNPRLFLAHLKQKAGLPADFWSPEIRLYHYEVQKWKETEPSPQPPPQGRG from the coding sequence ATGATGGACGAACTCGGCTCCACGCTCCTGATCCGGGCAAGAAACGCCATCGCCACAGAGCTGGGGCAGATCAGCGCGCCTGCCCCCGATCATCCGACCCTGCACCAGCCCGGCGCCTGTTTTGTCACCCTGACCCGGGACGGACGCCTGCGAGGCTGTATCGGCTCCCTGGAGGCCCATCGCCCCCTGGGAACCGACGTGGAGGCCAATGCCCAGGCTGCGGCCTTTCGTGATCCGCGTTTTCCGCCCCTCGCCCTCGCCGAACTGCCCACGACCCGGGTGGAGGTCTCCCTGCTCTCGCCGGCCAGCCCCATGGACTTCGAGGACGAAGCCGATGCCCTGGGCCGGCTGCGCCCCGGCATCGATGGCGTGATCCTCGCATTCCGGAACCATCGCGCCACCTTCCTGCCTCAGGTATGGGAAGACCTGCCGAACCCTCGACTTTTCCTCGCCCACCTGAAGCAGAAGGCGGGGCTGCCCGCCGACTTCTGGTCGCCGGAAATCCGGCTTTACCACTATGAGGTGCAAAAATGGAAAGAGACAGAACCCTCCCCCCAGCCCCCTCCCCAGGGGAGGGGGTGA
- the kdpE gene encoding two-component system response regulator KdpE — translation MSLSHPSQSGAAVILIVEDEPQIRRFVRGALEGEGWQVAEAASGGSGLLESGTRLPDLVILDLGLPDMDGIDFIRDFRGWSAVPVLVLSARDGESDKIGALDAGADDYLSKPFGVGELLARARALLRRRPAGSDGSPQLAFGEVEVDFVRRRVLRQGNEVHLTPLEYRLLVQLVSHAGKVLTHRHLLREVWGPGYAESSHYLRIYVGRLRQKLETDPARPRHLLTETGVGYRFQP, via the coding sequence ATGAGCCTATCTCATCCGTCCCAATCCGGCGCCGCGGTGATACTGATCGTCGAGGACGAGCCCCAGATCCGCCGCTTTGTGCGTGGCGCCCTGGAAGGGGAGGGCTGGCAGGTGGCAGAGGCCGCCAGCGGTGGCTCGGGCCTCCTGGAGTCGGGGACCCGCCTGCCCGATCTGGTGATCCTGGACCTGGGCCTGCCCGACATGGACGGCATCGATTTCATCCGCGATTTCCGGGGCTGGTCGGCGGTGCCGGTGCTGGTGCTGTCGGCCCGGGATGGGGAGAGCGACAAGATCGGCGCCCTGGATGCCGGCGCCGACGACTATCTGAGCAAGCCTTTCGGCGTGGGTGAACTGCTGGCCCGCGCCCGGGCACTGCTGCGCCGCCGCCCGGCGGGAAGCGATGGCAGTCCGCAACTGGCCTTCGGCGAGGTGGAGGTGGATTTTGTCCGGCGTCGGGTGTTGCGACAGGGGAATGAGGTGCATCTGACCCCCCTCGAATATCGCCTCCTGGTCCAGCTCGTGAGCCATGCCGGCAAGGTGCTGACCCACCGTCATCTGCTGCGGGAAGTCTGGGGTCCGGGCTATGCCGAGAGCAGCCACTATCTGCGCATCTACGTCGGCCGCCTGCGCCAGAAGCTCGAAACCGACCCGGCCCGGCCCCGCCACCTGCTGACCGAGACCGGCGTCGGCTACCGTTTTCAACCCTGA
- the ispF gene encoding 2-C-methyl-D-erythritol 2,4-cyclodiphosphate synthase: MTFDIRIGQGFDVHALVPDRPLIIGGVTIPFERGLLGHSDADVLLHAITDALLGAAGLGDIGRHFPDTDPRWHGADSRMLLRGAVAQVQAAGWRVGNVDCTVICQAPKILPHAPAMAANIAADLGIVPAAVNIKGKTTEKLGFTGRGEGIAAQAVALLLRDGTGGQA; encoded by the coding sequence ATGACATTCGATATCCGCATCGGCCAGGGCTTCGACGTCCATGCCCTGGTGCCCGACCGCCCCCTGATCATCGGTGGCGTCACCATCCCCTTCGAGCGGGGCCTGCTGGGCCATTCCGACGCCGACGTGCTGCTCCACGCCATCACTGATGCCCTGCTGGGGGCCGCCGGCCTCGGGGACATCGGCCGCCATTTCCCCGACACCGATCCCCGCTGGCACGGCGCCGACAGCCGCATGTTGCTGCGGGGGGCCGTGGCCCAGGTGCAGGCGGCGGGCTGGCGGGTGGGTAACGTGGATTGCACCGTGATCTGCCAGGCGCCGAAAATCCTGCCCCATGCCCCGGCCATGGCCGCCAATATCGCCGCCGACCTGGGCATCGTCCCGGCGGCGGTGAACATCAAGGGCAAGACCACCGAAAAACTGGGCTTCACCGGCCGGGGCGAGGGCATCGCCGCCCAGGCCGTGGCCCTGCTGCTGCGCGATGGGACCGGCGGCCAGGCCTGA
- a CDS encoding potassium transporter Kup, which yields MSASKARDGTLALAALGVVYGDIGTSPLYTMKEIFAGAHHPVPITPDNVLGILSLIVWSLILVVTVKYVYFIMKADNKGEGGIMALMALALRPMAEGGRRQALVLVLGLFGAALFYGDGVITPAISVLSAVEGLEVATPAFKPYVLPIALAVLTSLFLIQRKGTGSVGALFGPITALWFLVLALLGGVNIAAHPGVLLAFDPRHSLDFFLAQPSLAFLALGAVVLAVTGTEALYADMGHFGRRPVRLAWLGLALPALVLNYFGQGALLLGDASAIENPFYRLAPTWALYPMVALATMATVIASQAVISGAFSITQQAIQLGYCPRLEILHTSPHEIGQIYLPAVNWVLLFSVVALVLGFGSSTKLAAAYGIAVTGTMVITSLLAFVVARWLWGWPLWRAALGAAPFLLIDLAFFSANAVKIADGGWFPLAFGALVFMLLMTWKQGRRLLQQRLAADAMDLLPFIDGLELNPGELARVPGTAVFLTPNPDGVPHAMLHSLKHYKTLHERVVMTTVKVLDIPRVTDSQRVVVERLSGGFWRVRVFFGFMDEPDLPLALEWCAEQGLQLDMMDTSFFLGRETLIPKLRSEMPFWREKIFIALFRNAGSAAAYFRLPPNRVVELGAQVVL from the coding sequence ATGTCTGCAAGCAAAGCCCGTGACGGCACCCTGGCCCTGGCGGCCCTCGGCGTCGTGTATGGCGACATCGGCACCAGCCCCCTCTACACCATGAAGGAAATCTTCGCCGGTGCCCATCATCCCGTGCCCATCACGCCGGACAACGTGCTGGGCATCCTGTCCCTGATCGTCTGGTCCCTGATCCTGGTGGTGACGGTGAAGTACGTGTACTTCATCATGAAGGCGGACAACAAGGGCGAGGGCGGCATCATGGCCCTGATGGCCCTGGCCCTGCGCCCCATGGCGGAAGGCGGGCGGCGCCAGGCCCTGGTGCTGGTGCTGGGCCTGTTCGGCGCGGCGCTGTTCTACGGCGACGGCGTGATCACCCCGGCCATCTCGGTGCTTTCCGCCGTGGAGGGACTGGAAGTGGCCACGCCGGCTTTCAAGCCCTATGTCCTGCCCATCGCCTTGGCGGTGCTGACCAGTTTGTTCCTGATCCAGCGCAAGGGCACGGGCAGCGTCGGCGCCCTGTTCGGCCCCATCACCGCCCTCTGGTTCCTGGTCCTGGCCCTGCTGGGGGGCGTCAATATCGCCGCCCATCCGGGCGTGCTGCTGGCCTTCGATCCGCGCCACAGCCTGGACTTCTTCCTGGCCCAGCCCTCCCTGGCCTTCCTTGCCCTGGGGGCGGTGGTGCTGGCGGTGACCGGAACCGAGGCGCTCTACGCCGACATGGGCCACTTCGGCCGCAGGCCGGTGCGACTGGCCTGGCTGGGCCTGGCGCTGCCGGCCCTGGTGCTCAACTATTTCGGCCAGGGCGCCCTGCTGCTTGGCGATGCCAGCGCCATCGAGAATCCCTTCTATCGCCTGGCCCCGACCTGGGCGCTCTACCCCATGGTGGCCCTGGCCACCATGGCCACGGTGATCGCTTCCCAGGCAGTGATCTCGGGGGCCTTCTCCATCACTCAGCAGGCCATCCAACTGGGTTACTGCCCCCGGCTGGAAATTCTTCACACCTCGCCCCACGAGATCGGTCAGATCTATCTGCCCGCAGTTAACTGGGTCCTGTTGTTTTCTGTGGTGGCCCTGGTGCTGGGCTTTGGTTCCTCCACCAAGCTGGCGGCGGCCTACGGCATCGCCGTCACCGGCACCATGGTCATCACCAGCCTGCTGGCCTTTGTCGTGGCGCGCTGGCTCTGGGGCTGGCCCCTGTGGCGGGCGGCCCTGGGCGCCGCGCCCTTCCTGCTGATCGATCTGGCCTTTTTCTCCGCCAATGCCGTCAAGATTGCCGATGGGGGCTGGTTCCCCCTGGCCTTCGGCGCTCTGGTGTTCATGCTGCTGATGACATGGAAGCAGGGACGCAGACTGTTGCAGCAACGTCTTGCCGCGGATGCCATGGACCTGCTGCCCTTCATCGATGGTCTGGAGCTGAATCCGGGCGAATTGGCCCGGGTGCCGGGCACCGCGGTGTTCCTCACCCCCAACCCCGACGGCGTACCTCACGCCATGCTGCACAGCCTCAAGCACTACAAGACGCTGCACGAGCGGGTGGTGATGACCACGGTCAAGGTACTGGACATTCCCCGGGTGACGGATAGCCAGCGGGTGGTGGTGGAGCGGTTGTCCGGCGGCTTCTGGCGGGTGCGGGTGTTCTTTGGCTTCATGGACGAGCCGGACCTGCCCCTGGCGCTGGAATGGTGCGCCGAGCAAGGCCTGCAACTGGACATGATGGACACCTCGTTCTTCCTCGGCCGGGAGACCCTGATTCCCAAGCTCCGCTCGGAGATGCCTTTCTGGCGCGAAAAAATCTTCATAGCCCTGTTCCGCAACGCCGGCAGCGCCGCCGCCTATTTCCGCCTGCCTCCCAATCGGGTGGTGGAACTGGGGGCTCAGGTGGTGTTGTAG
- the amrB gene encoding AmmeMemoRadiSam system protein B yields the protein MSVSTHFRPPAVAGLFYPGDSQQLAVEVSALLAECHPPLLHPKALIAPHAGYIYSGPVAAQAYALLTPLRAIVQRVLLLGPVHRVPIHGLATTGADYFRTPLGDVPIDGRAVMEACKLPQVAIHDGAHGPEHSLEVHLPFLQTVLDDFSLVPFAVGMASATEVAQVLDLLWGGEETLIVVSSDLSHYHGYQEAQRLDRQTADDILHLHPLSSHEQACGATPINGLLEAARLRGLRPTLLDLRNSGDTAGDKSRVVGYGAFAFEA from the coding sequence ATGTCCGTCTCCACCCACTTCCGCCCCCCCGCCGTGGCCGGCCTGTTCTATCCCGGCGACAGCCAGCAACTGGCGGTGGAGGTCTCCGCCCTGCTGGCGGAATGCCATCCGCCGTTGCTGCATCCCAAAGCCCTGATCGCCCCCCATGCAGGCTATATCTATTCGGGTCCGGTAGCGGCCCAGGCCTATGCCCTGCTCACCCCGCTGCGTGCCATCGTGCAGCGGGTGTTGTTGCTGGGGCCGGTGCATCGGGTACCGATCCATGGTCTGGCCACCACGGGAGCGGACTATTTCCGCACCCCCCTGGGGGATGTACCCATCGACGGCCGGGCCGTGATGGAAGCCTGCAAGCTGCCCCAGGTGGCCATTCACGATGGCGCCCATGGTCCGGAGCATTCCCTGGAAGTGCATCTGCCTTTTCTGCAAACCGTCCTCGACGATTTCAGCCTGGTGCCCTTCGCCGTGGGCATGGCCTCGGCCACCGAGGTGGCCCAGGTGCTGGACCTGCTCTGGGGCGGGGAGGAAACTCTGATCGTGGTGAGTTCCGACCTTTCCCACTACCACGGCTACCAGGAAGCCCAGCGCCTGGACCGCCAGACCGCCGACGACATCCTGCATCTGCATCCCCTTTCCAGTCATGAGCAGGCCTGCGGCGCCACGCCGATCAACGGTCTGCTGGAAGCCGCCCGGCTGCGGGGGTTGCGACCCACTTTGCTGGACCTGCGCAATTCCGGTGACACCGCCGGGGACAAGTCCCGTGTGGTGGGCTACGGCGCCTTCGCCTTCGAGGCCTGA
- the ispD gene encoding 2-C-methyl-D-erythritol 4-phosphate cytidylyltransferase, with product MSYYALVPAAGSGARMGGEVPKQYLPLLGRPLIHHTLATLCAVPAIAHVFVVIAADDGEWDRHDWSALAPRLTVLRQGGATRAGSVANGLRAVAGRVAAEDWMLVHDAARACLAVSQVEALIRELADDPVGGLLAVPVADTLKRVGDGKRVVATVPRDQLWQAQTPQMFRHGPLLQALEQCPDAVTDEAGAMEALGLAPKLVAADATNFKVTYPFDLQLAEWILRSRSVP from the coding sequence ATGAGCTACTACGCACTCGTTCCCGCTGCCGGCAGCGGTGCCCGCATGGGGGGCGAAGTCCCCAAGCAGTACCTGCCTTTGCTGGGGCGCCCGCTGATCCATCACACCCTCGCCACCCTCTGCGCCGTGCCGGCCATCGCCCATGTGTTCGTGGTGATCGCCGCCGATGACGGTGAATGGGATCGTCATGACTGGTCCGCCCTGGCGCCGCGCCTGACGGTGCTGCGCCAGGGCGGCGCGACCCGGGCCGGCAGCGTCGCCAATGGCTTGCGGGCCGTGGCCGGCCGGGTGGCGGCGGAGGACTGGATGCTGGTCCACGACGCGGCCCGGGCCTGCCTCGCCGTGTCTCAGGTGGAAGCGCTGATCCGTGAGCTGGCCGACGATCCGGTGGGAGGGCTGCTGGCCGTGCCTGTGGCCGACACCCTGAAGCGGGTCGGTGATGGCAAGCGCGTCGTGGCCACCGTTCCCCGGGACCAGCTCTGGCAGGCCCAGACGCCCCAGATGTTCCGCCATGGCCCCTTGCTCCAGGCCCTGGAGCAGTGTCCAGATGCCGTGACCGACGAGGCCGGCGCCATGGAGGCCCTGGGCTTGGCGCCGAAACTGGTGGCAGCCGATGCCACCAATTTCAAGGTGACCTATCCTTTCGATCTGCAACTGGCGGAGTGGATACTCCGCAGCCGGAGCGTCCCATGA
- the amrS gene encoding AmmeMemoRadiSam system radical SAM enzyme, with product MGNSYPARWWHKLEDGRIQCDLCPRDCKLHEGQRGACFVRAMSGGQMVLTTYGRSSGFCIDPVEKKPLNHFYPGSSILSFGTAGCNLACKFCQNWDISKSREMDTLMDDATPAAIARAAARYGAKSVAFTYNDPVIFAEYAMDTADACHDLGIKTVAVTAGYMHPEPARAFYAKMDAANVDLKAFTDDFYVKLCGAHLQPVLDTLSYIAHETDCWLEITTLLIPGRNDSDEELAALSQWVAKELGPDVPLHFSAFHPDWKMTDLPPTPPATLRQARRIAREAGLRYVYTGNVHDTEGDATHCPACGAAVIRRDWYEILGYDLTDEGRCQRCGSAIAGRFGPLGTPFGSRRIPVRLHGMDPTRP from the coding sequence ATAGGCAACTCCTATCCCGCCCGCTGGTGGCACAAACTGGAAGACGGCCGCATCCAGTGCGACCTCTGTCCCCGGGACTGCAAGCTGCACGAAGGTCAGCGTGGAGCCTGTTTTGTGCGGGCCATGAGCGGCGGACAGATGGTGCTGACCACCTATGGCCGCAGTTCGGGCTTCTGCATCGACCCGGTGGAAAAGAAGCCCCTCAACCATTTTTACCCGGGCTCCAGCATTCTGTCCTTCGGCACCGCCGGCTGCAATCTGGCCTGCAAGTTCTGCCAGAACTGGGATATATCCAAGTCCCGGGAAATGGACACCCTGATGGACGACGCCACGCCGGCAGCCATCGCACGGGCGGCTGCCCGCTATGGCGCGAAGAGCGTGGCCTTCACCTACAACGACCCGGTGATCTTCGCCGAATACGCCATGGACACGGCGGATGCCTGCCATGACCTGGGCATCAAGACCGTGGCGGTCACCGCCGGCTACATGCATCCGGAACCAGCCCGGGCCTTCTACGCCAAAATGGATGCCGCCAATGTGGACCTGAAGGCTTTCACCGACGATTTCTACGTCAAACTCTGCGGCGCCCATTTGCAACCGGTGCTGGACACCCTCAGCTACATCGCTCACGAGACCGACTGCTGGCTGGAAATCACCACCCTGCTGATTCCCGGCAGGAACGACAGCGACGAGGAGCTCGCCGCCCTGTCCCAATGGGTGGCGAAGGAGCTGGGACCGGATGTTCCCCTGCACTTTTCCGCCTTCCATCCCGACTGGAAGATGACCGACCTGCCCCCCACGCCCCCGGCCACCCTGCGCCAGGCCCGTCGCATCGCCCGGGAAGCCGGGCTGCGCTATGTCTATACAGGCAACGTGCACGACACGGAGGGCGACGCCACCCACTGCCCGGCCTGCGGCGCGGCGGTGATCCGTCGCGACTGGTACGAGATCCTGGGCTACGACCTGACGGATGAGGGCCGTTGCCAACGCTGCGGTAGCGCCATCGCCGGCCGCTTCGGTCCCCTGGGCACCCCTTTCGGTTCCCGCCGCATTCCGGTACGACTCCACGGCATGGACCCGACCCGGCCCTGA
- the thpR gene encoding RNA 2',3'-cyclic phosphodiesterase, whose product MGPAARPDSRRLFFALWPSTALAGELHRLAAEARPACGGRLMARDTLHLTLAFLGQVEETRLLELHDIAAAIRVPAFTLTLDRLGYWRHNRILWAGCATLPPELEALAAALHQALRHAGFAMEERPFAAHVTLLRNARCEVVPGLALSQSWSVAGFGLVESRPSPAGADYRMLASWPLVPG is encoded by the coding sequence ATGGGACCGGCGGCCAGGCCTGACTCCCGGCGCCTGTTCTTCGCCCTCTGGCCGTCCACCGCACTGGCCGGAGAGTTGCACCGCCTGGCGGCCGAGGCGCGGCCTGCCTGCGGCGGCCGCCTGATGGCCCGGGACACCCTGCACCTGACCCTGGCCTTCCTCGGCCAGGTGGAGGAAACCCGCCTGCTGGAACTCCATGACATCGCTGCCGCCATCCGCGTTCCCGCCTTTACCCTGACTCTGGATCGGCTCGGCTACTGGCGTCACAACCGCATACTCTGGGCCGGCTGCGCCACGCTGCCGCCAGAACTGGAGGCCCTGGCGGCAGCTCTGCACCAAGCCTTGCGCCACGCGGGGTTTGCCATGGAGGAACGGCCCTTCGCTGCCCATGTGACCCTGCTGCGCAATGCCCGCTGCGAGGTGGTGCCAGGGCTTGCGCTGAGCCAGTCCTGGTCGGTGGCTGGGTTCGGGCTGGTGGAGTCCCGACCATCCCCGGCTGGAGCGGACTATCGGATGCTGGCGTCCTGGCCCCTGGTACCCGGTTGA
- a CDS encoding DUF4118 domain-containing protein — MLEQTPSDSGNSFPRPRLAYLKAVLACLLTALLAALLRSYVDLANIVMLFLLTVFLCAVRLGRGPAVVSAFLSVGLFDFFFVPPHLSFAVADVQYLITFAVMLAVGLISAHLTAGMAEQAELARRRERETRALYEMARELGAALGTEQVAEITQRFLAQARRLHSALFFVDEAGQLVAGPAIGHPPGRIEFGFARAAFVQGEVLEMDTLAGSGMAAIYLPLRTPLQVRGVLAVSPLDVGEEALRAQRPLLNTVASLIAIAVERLHYVEIAQAHSLQIESEKLRNSILSALSHDLRTPLTAMVGLADSLVLSRAPLPPSARETAQTLADLARAMSRMLGNLLDMARLQAGRVSLRKEWQPLEEVVGSALRLLESALAHHRVEIRLAPDLPLVCFDAVLVERVLCNLLENAAKFAPAESAIELEATVAQGMLVVAVNDRGPGFPPGMEQKVFEMFARGMPESATPGVGLGLAICKSIVTVHGGCMQVELRPGGGARVSFTLPLGTPPAVEEETE; from the coding sequence ATGCTTGAACAAACTCCGTCAGATTCCGGCAATTCCTTCCCCAGGCCGCGCCTGGCCTATCTCAAGGCGGTGCTGGCCTGCCTGCTGACGGCCTTGCTGGCGGCATTACTGCGGTCCTACGTGGATCTGGCCAACATCGTCATGCTGTTCTTGCTGACGGTGTTTCTCTGCGCCGTGCGTCTGGGGCGGGGACCGGCCGTGGTGTCGGCCTTCCTGAGTGTGGGCCTGTTCGATTTCTTTTTCGTGCCGCCCCATCTGTCCTTTGCCGTGGCCGACGTGCAGTACCTGATCACCTTTGCCGTGATGCTGGCGGTGGGCCTGATCTCGGCCCATCTGACCGCCGGCATGGCGGAGCAGGCCGAACTGGCGCGGCGGCGGGAGCGGGAAACCCGGGCGCTCTACGAGATGGCCCGGGAACTGGGGGCAGCCCTGGGCACCGAGCAGGTGGCGGAAATCACCCAGCGCTTCCTGGCCCAGGCCCGGCGTCTGCATTCGGCCCTGTTTTTCGTTGACGAAGCGGGGCAGCTCGTCGCCGGACCCGCCATCGGACACCCTCCCGGCCGCATCGAATTCGGCTTCGCCCGGGCTGCCTTCGTCCAGGGCGAGGTGCTGGAAATGGACACTCTGGCCGGCAGTGGCATGGCGGCCATTTATCTGCCCCTGCGCACGCCGCTGCAAGTGCGCGGCGTCCTCGCCGTATCGCCCCTGGATGTGGGCGAGGAGGCCCTGCGCGCTCAGCGTCCCCTGCTGAATACGGTGGCCTCCCTGATCGCCATTGCCGTGGAACGCCTGCACTACGTGGAAATTGCCCAGGCCCACAGCCTCCAGATCGAATCGGAAAAGCTGCGTAACTCCATTCTCTCGGCCCTTTCCCACGATCTGCGCACACCCCTCACGGCCATGGTGGGCCTGGCCGATTCCCTGGTTTTGTCCCGGGCACCCCTGCCGCCGTCGGCCCGTGAGACCGCCCAGACCCTGGCTGATCTGGCCCGGGCCATGAGCCGCATGCTGGGCAATCTGCTGGACATGGCCCGGCTCCAGGCTGGCCGGGTGAGCTTGCGCAAAGAATGGCAACCTTTGGAGGAGGTGGTGGGTTCCGCCCTGCGATTGCTGGAGTCGGCCCTGGCACATCATCGGGTGGAGATACGGCTGGCGCCGGATCTGCCCCTGGTCTGTTTCGATGCGGTGCTGGTGGAACGGGTGCTGTGCAATCTGCTGGAAAATGCGGCCAAGTTCGCGCCAGCGGAAAGCGCCATCGAACTGGAGGCCACTGTGGCCCAGGGAATGCTGGTGGTGGCGGTAAACGATCGGGGGCCGGGTTTCCCGCCGGGCATGGAGCAGAAAGTGTTCGAGATGTTCGCACGGGGCATGCCGGAATCTGCCACCCCCGGCGTTGGTCTTGGTCTTGCCATTTGCAAGTCCATCGTTACCGTTCATGGCGGCTGCATGCAAGTGGAGCTGCGACCCGGCGGCGGCGCTCGGGTCAGTTTCACCCTGCCCCTGGGTACACCGCCAGCGGTGGAGGAGGAAACTGAATGA
- a CDS encoding MgtC/SapB family protein encodes MENTAAQVQLFATSLAIGLLIGLERERKPDAKAGVRTYALTALLGTLSALLAREVGSGWVVALGLVAVGGMMMAAIAQDPHDDGDPGTTSVVALMIAYGLGAAVWLGHDTLAVMLGIATTILLYFKSELHGFSSRITPKDLISVLQFGVLSFIILPILPNQDFGPFAAFNPHQIWWLVVLISGLSLAGYVALRLIGARHGAAVIGIFGGLASSTATTMIYARHARARAELTAMAALVILLANLTVLVRLALVALVVAPPLFVPLLLVLGCGLGAGLVFALGTWLRLGHQEIMPMPEIANPTELRAALSFGALYAVILLLAAWIQEIAGNQGLYAVSLASGLTDVDAIALSSLKLFNLDKLGTGQAVIAVALAVLANLAFKTGLVLTIGGRPLAARALPGLAAIGAGIGGALLFTV; translated from the coding sequence ATGGAAAATACCGCCGCCCAGGTGCAGCTTTTTGCCACCAGTCTAGCCATCGGTCTGCTGATCGGTCTGGAGCGGGAACGCAAGCCCGATGCCAAGGCCGGGGTGCGCACCTACGCCCTGACCGCCCTGCTCGGCACCCTTAGCGCCCTGCTGGCCCGGGAAGTGGGCAGTGGCTGGGTGGTGGCCCTGGGTTTGGTGGCCGTGGGGGGCATGATGATGGCGGCCATCGCCCAGGACCCCCACGACGACGGTGATCCCGGCACCACCTCGGTGGTGGCCCTGATGATCGCCTACGGCCTGGGAGCCGCCGTCTGGCTGGGCCACGACACCCTGGCGGTGATGCTGGGTATCGCCACCACCATCCTGCTCTACTTCAAGAGCGAGCTTCACGGTTTCAGCAGCCGGATCACTCCCAAGGACCTGATCTCGGTGCTGCAATTCGGGGTGCTCTCCTTCATCATCCTGCCCATCCTGCCCAACCAGGACTTCGGCCCCTTCGCCGCCTTCAATCCCCACCAGATCTGGTGGCTGGTGGTGCTGATTTCGGGCCTGTCCCTGGCCGGCTACGTGGCCCTGCGACTGATCGGCGCCCGCCACGGCGCGGCGGTGATCGGCATCTTCGGCGGCCTGGCCTCCAGCACCGCCACCACCATGATCTATGCCCGCCACGCACGGGCTCGGGCCGAACTTACCGCCATGGCAGCCCTGGTGATACTGCTGGCCAACCTGACGGTGCTGGTGCGTCTGGCCCTGGTGGCCCTAGTGGTGGCCCCGCCCCTGTTCGTTCCCCTGCTGCTGGTGCTGGGCTGCGGCCTGGGCGCCGGCCTGGTGTTCGCCCTGGGCACCTGGCTGCGTCTGGGCCACCAGGAGATCATGCCCATGCCGGAGATCGCCAACCCCACCGAACTACGCGCCGCCCTCTCCTTCGGCGCCCTCTATGCCGTGATACTGCTGCTGGCGGCCTGGATCCAGGAGATCGCCGGCAACCAGGGACTCTATGCCGTCAGTCTGGCCTCGGGCCTGACCGACGTGGATGCCATCGCGCTCTCCAGCCTCAAGCTCTTCAACCTGGACAAGCTGGGAACGGGTCAGGCCGTGATCGCCGTGGCCCTGGCCGTCCTGGCCAACCTGGCTTTCAAGACCGGGCTGGTGCTCACCATCGGCGGCCGCCCCCTGGCGGCCCGTGCCCTGCCCGGCCTGGCCGCCATCGGCGCCGGCATCGGCGGAGCCTTGCTGTTCACTGTCTGA